A genomic window from Pyricularia oryzae 70-15 chromosome 7, whole genome shotgun sequence includes:
- a CDS encoding endo-beta-1,3-glucanase has protein sequence MQRHNRYEVDPAEREPLDYSGDSHFQSQPPATTHYDDRSQYHQQQQPQQQNHRHHHQQQEDYYDQEHTRDRYDDSGNHRQSPSPPRGAAGTYRPDADFDASLDRLRADRRNDRDRHHWPGAASPNPDIVSPLSPPQPADSSYWGQEHGGRARPPKSNVTPGADNFSASAGGGMAGIAYQVADRNARESGLEAMRGTDPDQPNFPEQAYHGAQNGQSQNGDRDSHSSLTGLGASGIPPGRSTPGNVTPSRSPLSSSGVYTDDPYSGFSRSSLPNLGVVNPHDIFDDGDDGLDYGRRNHRTSMLSLGASSNRSGSNLGAAAAGAGAGRAGSGSRAATYGPVNSNSPYEETHNLGAEKNWGEKPKGKSKVWRLVVIGIVAVAIIAALALGIVFGVVLKDGGGGGVVNPGQTAQEDQAANGDLTADSKEIKSLMSNNQLHRVFMGMDYTPLNTQYPDCLKFPPSQNNVTRDIAVLSKLTNIVRTYGTDCNQTEMIITAIDRLKLKGKMKMWLGVWQDKNETTNARQLGEMWNTLDHHSKDGRKPEDYFKGLIVANEILYRKEMTSSQLQLLLSNVRANLTTKGINLPVATSDLGDDWRNKDLADASDYIMANIHPFFGGTPADKAATWTKEFYNNWVKPNEKTQTDRNVIAEYGWPSQGGQRCPVDDPNCLKPAVADVKELNKVLEDWVCPALNNGTNYFWFSAFDEPWKIRFNTAKENWEDHWGLMTVDRQLKSGITIPDCGGKEAPAA, from the exons ACGGCACAACAGGTACGAGGTCGATCCTGCCGAGCGGGAGCCTCTCGATTACTCTGGAGACTCCCACTTCCAAAGTCAGCCACCAGCTACCACCCACTACGACGACCGCAGTCAATaccatcaacaacaacaaccacaacaacaaaaccaCCGCCATCACCACCAACAACAGGAGGACTATTACGACCAAGAACACACCCGCGACCGGTACGACGACAGTGGGAACCATCGCCAGTCCCCTTCACCTCCGCGTGGCGCTGCCGGCACCTATCGACCCGACGCAGACTTTGACGCATCCCTGGATCGTCTGCGAGCTGACCGAAGGAACGATCGCGACCGTCACCACTGGCCCGGAGCTGCTTCACCAAACCCCGATATAGTCTCACCTCTGTCGCCGCCACAGCCAGCTGACAGCAGCTACTGGGGCCAGGAGCACGGGGGCCGAGCGAGACCTCCTAAAAGCAACGTCACGCCAGGCGCAGACAATTTTAGCGCCTCCGCCGGTGGTGGCATGGCTGGAATCGCCTACCAGGTAGCCGACCGCAACGCTAGAGAGAGCGGATTAGAGGCCATGAGGGGCACCGACCCAGACCAACCAAACTTCCCGGAGCAGGCGTATCACGGTGCACAAAACGGCCAGAGTCAAAATG GGGACAGAGATTCTCATTCTAGTCTCACTGGCCTCGGTGCCTCCGGCATCCCTCCAGGCAGATCAACACCAGGCAACGTCACGCCTTCGAGGAGCCCCTTGAGTAGCAGCGGCGTGTACACTGACGACCCGTACTCAGGCTTTTCGAGATCAAGCCTACCTAATCTTGGCGTCGTCAACCCGCATGACATTTTCGATGACGGGGACGACGGGCTCGATTACGGTAGGAGAAACCACCGCACATCAATGTTGAGCTTGGGAGCATCTAGCAACAGGAGTGGCAGTAATTTgggtgctgctgccgcagGCGCCGGTGCTGGACGGGCTGGTAGCGGTTCCAGGGCTGCTACGTATGGTCCTGTCAATAGCAATTCCCCGTATGAGGAGACACACAACCTCGGTGCCGAGAAGAACTGGGGCGAGAAGCCCAAGGGCAAGTCAAAGGTGTGGAGGCTCGTCGTTATTGGGATTGTAGCTGTTGCCATCATTGCCGCCTTGGCGCTGGGCATCGTCTTCGGTGTGGTCCTGAAggatggcggcggtggcggcgtcgtCAACCCTGGGCAGACGGCTCAAGAGGATCAGGCTGCAAATGGAGACCTGACCGCGGACAGCAAAGAGATCAAGTCTCTGATGAGCAATAATCAGCTGCACAGAGTATTTATGGGTATGGACTACACGCCACTTAACACTCAGTACCCGGACTGCCTCAAGTTCCCACCGTCGCAGAACAACGTCACACGCGACATCGCCGTCTTGTCCAAGCTCACCAACATTGTTCGTACTTACGGCACCGACTGCAACCAAACTGAGATGATCATCACGGCGATCGACAGGCTCAAGCTTAAGGGCAAGATGAAGATGTGGCTCGGAGTCTGGCAGGACAAGAATGAGACAACAAACGCGCGCCAACTGGGTGAGATGTGGAACACCCTCGATCACCACTCAAAGGATGGCCGCAAGCCGGAAGACTACTTCAAAGGTTTGATTGTGGCCAACGAGATTTTGTACCGCAAGGAGATGACTAGTTCTCAGCTCCAGCTTCTGTTGTCTAACGTGAGAGCCAATCTGACAACTAAGGGCATCAACCTTCCTGTGGCGACGTCGGATCTTGGCGACGACTGGAGAAACAAAGATTTGGCCGACGCATCCGATTACATCATGGCGAATATCCATCCTTTCTTCGGCGGAACTCCAGCAGATAAAGCCGCGACATGGACGAAAGAGTTCTACAATAATTGGGTCAAGCCGAATGAGAAGACACAGACTGATAGGAATGTCATCGCGGAGTATGGGTGGCCGTCTCAGGGCGGGCAGCGATGTCCAGTAGACGATCCAAACTGCCTGAAGCCCGCGGTGGCAGACGTCAAGGAGCTTAATAAGGTTCTGGAAGACTGGGTGTGCCCAGCGCTCAACAATGGGACAAACTACTTCTGGTTCTCGGCGTTTGACGAGCCGTGGAAAATCAGGTTCAACACGGCGAAGGAGAATTGGGAGGATCACTGGGGGCTCATGACTGTGGACAGGCAACTCAAAAGCGGGATAACAATTCCGGATTGTGGTGGCAAGGAGGCGCCGGCCGCTTGA